A single Macaca mulatta isolate MMU2019108-1 chromosome 15, T2T-MMU8v2.0, whole genome shotgun sequence DNA region contains:
- the CCIN gene encoding calicin (The RefSeq protein has 1 substitution compared to this genomic sequence), which yields MKLEFTEKNYNSFVLQNLNRQRKRKEYWDMALSVDHHVFFAHRNVLAAVSPLVRSLISSNDMKTTDELFITIDSSYLSPVTVDQLLDYFYSGKVVISEQNVEELLRGAQYFNTPRLRVHCNDFLIKSIRRANCLRYLFLAELFELKEVSDLAYSGIRDNFHYWASPEGSMHFMRCPPVIFGRLLRDENLHVLNEDQALSALINWVYFRKEEREKYFKKFFNYINLNAVSNKTLVFASNKLVGMENSSSHATLIENVLMDRKQERPCSLLVYQRKGALLDSVVILGGQKAHGQFNDGVFAYIIQENLWMKLSDMPYRAAALSATSAGRYIYISGGTTEQISGLKTAWRYDMDDNSWTKLPDLPIGLVFHTMVTCGGTVYSVGGSIAPRRYVSNIYRYDERKEVWCLAGKMSIPMDGTAVITKGDRHLYIVTGRCLVKGYISRVGVVDCFDTSTGDVVQCITFPIEFNHRPLLSFQQDNILCVHSHRQSVEINLQKVKASKTTTSVPLLPNNCPLDVSHAICSIGDSKVFVCGGVTTASDVQTKDYTINPNAFLLDQKTGEWKTLAAPPEALDCPACCLAKLPCKILQRI from the coding sequence ATGAAATTGGAATTCACCGAGAAAAACTACAACAGCTTCGTGCTGCAGAACCTGAACAGACAGAGGAAACGCAAAGAGTACTGGGACATGGCCCTGAGCGTGGACCACCACGTCTTCTTTGCACATCGCAACGTGCTGGCTGCTGTCTCCCCGCTGGTGAGGAGCCTCATCTCCAGCAATGACATGAAGACCACCGATGAGCTTTTCATCACCATTGACTCCAGTTATCTGAGCCCGGTCACAGTGGACCAGCTTCTGGACTACTTCTATAGCGGCAAGGTGGTGATCTCCGAGCAAAACGTGGAGGAGCTGCTTCGTGGGGCTCAGTATTTCAACACACCACGCCTTCGAGTTCACTGCAACGACTTCCTTATTAAGTCCATCCGCCGTGCCAACTGCTTGCGCTACCTCTTCTTGGCCGAGCTGTTTGAGCTCAAAGAGGTATCAGACTTAGCTTACTCAGGCATTCGCGACAACTTCCACTACTGGGCCAGTCCTGAGGGCTCCATGCACTTCATGCGCTGTCCCCCTGTTATCTTCGGCCGCCTGCTCCGTGATGAAAACCTTCACGTGCTCAATGAAGACCAGGCTCTCAGTGCACTTATCAATTGGGTGTACTTCCGGAAGGAGGAGCGGGAGAAGTATTTCAAGAAGTTCTTCAATTACATCAATCTCAATGCCGTCTCCAACAAGACACTGGTGTTTGCCAGCAACAAGCTGGTGGGCATGGAGAACAGCTCATCCCATGCAACCCTGATTGAGAATGTCCTGATGGACCGCAAGCAGGAGCGGCCATGCAGCCTGCTGGTCTACCAGCGGAAAGGGGCCCTGCTTGATTCAGTGGTCATCCTTGGTGGCCAGAAGGCCCACGGCCAGTTCAATGATGGAGTGTTTGCctatatcatccaggagaacctGTGGATGAAGCTCTCAGACATGCCCTATCGGGCAGCAGCACTTAGTGCCACCTCTGCTGGTCGCTACATCTACATTTCTGGTGGCACCACTGAGCAGATTTCAGGGCTGAAGACAGCCTGGCGGTATGACATGGATGACAACTCCTGGACCAAGTTGCCCGACCTGCCCATCGGGCTTGTCTTCCACACCATGGTGACCTGTGGGGGGACGGTGTACTCAGTGGGCGGGAGCATTGCCCCAAGGCGGTATGTCTCCAACATCTATCGCTATGATGAGCGGAAGGAAGTCTGGTGCCTGGCAGGAAAGATGAGCATCCCCATGGATGGCACCGCCGTGATCACCAAAGGTGACCGGCATCTGTACATTGTCACTGGACGGTGCTTGGTGAAAGGTTATATCTCCCGGGTCGGGGTGGTGGACTGCTTTGACACTAGCACTGGGGACGTCGTCCAATGTATCACCTTCCCCATTGAGTTCAACCACCGGCCCCTGCTCTCTTTCCAACAGGACAACATCCTCTGCGTGCACAGCCACCGGCAGAGCGTGGAAATCAATCTGCAGAAAGTGAAGGCCAGCAAGACGACCACCTCAGTGCCTCTCTTGCCCAACAACTGCCCCTTGGATGTGTCCCATGCTATATGCTCCATTGGAGACAGCAAGGTGTTTGTATGTGGGGGTGTCACCACTGCCAGCGATGTCCAGACAAAGGACTACACCATCAATCCAAATGCCTTCTTGCTGGACCAAAAGACAGGCGAGTGGAAGACCCTGGCTCCCCCACCAGAGGCACTGGACTGTCCTGCCTGCTGTCTAGCCAAGCTACCTTGCAAGATTCTTCAAAGGATTTAA